From a region of the Sorex araneus isolate mSorAra2 chromosome 10, mSorAra2.pri, whole genome shotgun sequence genome:
- the DUSP6 gene encoding dual specificity protein phosphatase 6, with translation MIDTLRPVPFASDMAISKTVAWLNEQLELGNERLLLMDCRPQELYESSHIESAINVAIPGIMLRRLQKGNLPVRALFTRGEDRDRFTRRCGTDTVVLYDESSSDWNENTGGESVLGLLLKKLKDEGCRAFYLEGGFSKFQAEFALHCETNLDGSCSSSSPPLPVLGLGGLRISSDSSSDIESDLDRDPNSATDSDGSPLSNSQPSFPVEILPFLYLGCAKDSTNLDVLEEFGIKYILNVTPNLPNLFENAGEFKYKQIPISDHWSQNLSQFFPEAISFIEEARGKNCGVLVHCLAGISRSVTVTVAYLMQKLNLSMNAAYDIVKMKKSNISPNFNFMGQLLDFERTLGLSSPCDNRVPSQQLYFTTPSNQNVYQVDSLQST, from the exons ATGATAGATACGCTCAGACCCGTGCCCTTCGCGTCGGACATGGCGATCAGCAAGACCGTGGCGTGGCTCAACGAGCAGCTGGAGCTGGGCAACGAGCGGCTGCTGCTGATGGACTGCCGGCCGCAGGAGCTGTACGAGTCGTCGCACATCGAGTCGGCCATCAACGTGGCCATCCCGGGCATCATGCTGCGGCGCCTGCAGAAGGGTAACCTGCCCGTGCGCGCGCTCTTCACGCGCGGCGAGGACCGGGACCGCTTCACCCGGCGCTGCGGCACCGACACGGTGGTGCTCTACGACGAGAGCAGCAGCGATTGGAATGAGAACACGGGCGGCGAGTCCGTGCTGGGACTGCTGCTCAAAAAGCTCAAGGACGAGGGCTGCCGTGCCTTCTACCTGGAAG GTGGCTTCAGTAAGTTCCAAGCCGAGTTCGCCTTGCACTGCGAGACCAACCTAGATGGGTCCTGTAGCAGCAGCTCGCCGCCCTTGCCCGTGCTGGGGCTCGGTGGCCTGCGGATCAGCTCCGACTCCTCCTCGGACATTGAGTCTGACCTTGACCGAGACCCCAATAGTGCCACGGACTCGGACGGCAGCCCGCTGTCCAACAGCCAGCCTTCTTTCCCCGTGGAGATCTTGCCCTTCCTCTACTTGGGCTGTGCCAAGGACTCCACCAACCTGGACGTGTTGGAGGAGTTTGGCATCAAATACATCCTAAACGTCACCCCCAATTTGCCGAATCTCTTCGAGAATGCAGGAGAGTTTAAGTACAAGCAGATCCCCATCTCGGATCACTGGAGCCAAAACCTGTCCCAGTTTTTCCCCGAGGCCATTTCTTTCATAG AGGAAGCCCGAGGCAAGAACTGTGGCGTCCTGGTGCATTGCTTGGCTGGCATCAGCCGCTCGGTCACCGTGACTGTAGCTTATCTCATGCAGAAGCTCAACCTGTCCATGAATGCTGCTTACGACATAGTCAAGATGAAGAAGTCCAACATCTCCCCCAACTTCAACTTCATGGGCCAGCTTCTGGACTTCGAGAGGACACTGGGACTCAGCAGCCCCTGTGACAACCGGGTTCCCTCGCAGCAGCTCTACTTCACCACCCCGTCCAACCAGAACGTCTACCAGGTGGACTCCCTGCAATCCACGTGA